In Sander vitreus isolate 19-12246 chromosome 8, sanVit1, whole genome shotgun sequence, the genomic window TGCGCCGTGCCAGCGGCTGTTGCTGGCTAAGAGATCTCTCATATGATGCTTTGGACGTTAGAGGAACTGATAGCGAGGTTGTCATTTTGCATGGTTGTTCACCCACCAGAGGGAATAAGCTGTCCTTCCCATCCACACTGCTCTGTCGAGATAAAGCTGACCTCTTACTCAGAGAGAGTCCGTTTACCCCTGCAACAACATCCTCATCAGAGCTGGCTTTCTTACTCTCCTCATGGGCGGCAGCTGCAGCAAGGACTGAGGGAGCGATCAGCCCCCAAGGCTCTGACTGCAGCCTCTTCAGCTGAGGCAAACGTGCACGTTTGGGGTTCGCAGGCCGGCGTGTTGGAGACGTGGGCCCGTTGACGAGCTTTGCAGCTGAACTAGAGGTTTTCAGCTTGGTCTGGAAACTGAAGACTATGTTTTGTTGCTCGTGCTCAGGTGTGGGAGATGCAGTGACATCAATATCAGACGGAGAAGTGCAGTATGATGGGAAGGAACTCTCATCCAGCTCTGGTGATGGGGGGACATTTAAGTACTGTTTGGTAGTTTTAGTCCCGGACGGCGACTTATCTGTGGTGATTATGATGACCTCCTTGCCTTTAGCTTTGCATGCATCCAAGAGCAGTTTTAGTGTCTTCTTATCATCTGCATTGATGGCATAGACCAGGGTTGAGGCCCCACTCCTGTCCTCTAGACTGGGATCAGCTCCATTGCTCAGCAGGTGATCCACCACCTCATGCCCAACCTTGTGGATGCAGGCGTGCATTAGTGCTGTCCGGCCGGCTTTGTCCTGTATGTTGGGGTCTGCCTGGTTGTCCAGCAAATATTTCACCAGCTTTGACTTGCTCACACTCTGCTGGTCAGTGTGTGTGGACATGCAGGCCACCATGAGTGGCGTCTCTCCACGTTCATTGCTCTCGTTGATGTATGCACCTCCTTCCAACAGGAGCCTGGTGAGTCTCAAGCGTCTGAGCCATACTGCCTTCAGGAGTGAGTTTCCATCTGTCCGCAGCTCCAGTATATCTGCCAtctcccagccaatcacagatcTTCTCAGTGTTGAACTTACAGCTCACAGTCCTTTGAACAAAGCATTGAAGTAGTTCAGCTTACATCGCAAAAATCCTCATAATTTAAGACTCAAATTGTTTGATCTTTTAATGTTTTGCTAAATCATCACCACCAGCAGGTGGCAGtctgttacagttacagtttatCCATATAACTTACTGTTACAGATTTCTGATACaggaaataatgtatttatacaATAATTCAGATGAAAGTAatatgcaaaaaataaaagtggaaACTGATCATTTCCATGCCAAAAAAAAGCATGTCCATGCAGCACACAGCGTGGTTAACGGCACCTGTTAGATTCACAAACAAATACGGATGGATGAGCATGATATGTGGATATCAAGATCAAATTTGACCTCGTTATCTCTGTCAAGACAGGAGCTCGTTTGTGTCTTTTTCCAATATATTTATGGAAGCGACGAAGAACGACGAACAAAAGCATCCATAAACCTATAAATGCGCAAAAACACCAACCTTATTCATCTTTTTCGAAAATATCTAacagacttttattttaatatctAAAATTAAAATAGTGACAGGCAACATTAAATATCGGCACCCTGTGAGGCGTAAGAGTCGCTGTCCATGGTTCTCATTTTGGATAACTTGAAGACAGAAACGCGCTGCATTACAAATGATTGGATTGGTCGTCTAATTCTCCGTTAAATCCAGCATttgaaatagtgtttttttttttatctaaatatTAATTTTCATTATATCATGTACACATACTTATATCCTATGTTaagtatggatgtgatatgtcCATCTATTTCTATCAGCCTTCTTCTAAGATGAAGAAAGCAGCTATACGCAAGATAACGACAAAGTTGAATCCATTAATCTTCGTTTTCAATAATTTTGCAAAACAATTTAATGTATGCTAATTCTCTTACCCAGTCTGAGGAGAGGTTTTCCATGCTCAAAGTAACCAGTGCTTTGTCATGCAAGAGGGAAAGAATCGGGAGAAAATGTATCATTCAGAAGAGAAAGTTTGTTGCAATTCTTCGCAATATCCCTATTTTTTCAGCCGTGACTGTTCTTCATCGACGCGTCCTAGTTTAGGTTACAGGGCGCCGTACCTTTCTGGCACCATAGCACAAGAGCTGTGTGGCTTTTGTTATGGAGGCTCACTACATCAGTCCAATGGGGAGTATTCCTTTCACTGCGCACTCAATGATCACAACCTGGAGATGCTGCGGGTTATATATAACTTACTTTCCTGCTTGTTGAATGAAACGTGTACTCTTGACGTCAGAGTCGACCAAAAATAATTTGCGCCTGATGAAAACCTCTGTCCTTACCTTCATATCtgccaacccagtctcacggcagttcgtgaaatagtcaCGAAACTGGGTTGTGTCTGcagcaaacaaagaaaaaacaatgttaGCTCCCAAACACATGTAAAtgctctgcgtgtgtgtattttagCCTATTTAAATTATTTCTAAAGGACAATTTCTAAGTAAAAGCAACTGTCAATGTTCGGCCtactcatttaaaatgtgtgaattCATGCCTCAAATAGTAAGCCTCTGCAATAAATAAACTATAATTTAATTTCTGCAGTGTGGAACATCAGTGCCAGTTGTTAGAATAAAGACATTCTTCCTATCTGCCATGTAATAAAGGGCACAGCGAAGACAATTCAGCTGTAAAATTTGAGAAAGGAATCTGTTCTGGATCACCATCACACTGCTTCTTGCAGGAAATGCCAATATGGTAAATGCATGGGCTTCCTTACACATTCAAATCAGAGATCATATTTAATTAGCAGTGACTATTTCCATAACATGACAACAATGATATTTGAGCTTATTTATACAATTCTCCAACCAACTGTGTCTCTGattagcttgtttcgctgctcAATAAATGAAGAGATGGAGCACAAATATTTCACACCTATATATATTTACTGCACAATTAAAGAGGCCAAAACTTGTAGCAGCCATCACAGCTATACAGCCTAATGGGGACATTTCTATTTTTAGGTTGCTATGAGACAGCACAGAAGCAGTTTCTAATGAGAACAGTGATGTTCTCAGCCCTGCAAGGAGCAGGTAAATCAGACACATGACATTCCACCAAGGACCACAAGGCTTTTGTGGCATTTACTCAAACCACCACCACTACATTCAATCATTAGCCCTCTGACCCCTGCTCTTTTCCTTTGAGACTGGGACTAATCACTTTCTGATGCATCCAAACACTTGACGTCCCAGGACTCCAGTAGTCAATGCTGGCATTTCTCACCTATGATTGCCTTCTCAGCCCCCAGGGACATGTTGTTTACAAGGCACATGGAGAAGGTGGTTTTATAAAATAGCCTTCCAGTTGTCATCCAAGTCAAAAGATTGTGTCCCTTTCATTCAAGAGACATTGTAATAGAAAGGTCTGTGCAAAAATCTGGTCTCAATTTAATCAAATATCTTCATTTTTATAAAAGACTTGtacaaaatattgtttttatatcttGAAGAGAGCCGATCTCATTATAAGTATCAAGCGACTTGAAGGTACCTGCGACATATGCCCTTAAATTATTCCTTTTTATTCTAAGAACTGGTTGTCTCAACACATTTGGGCAAAGAAAATCTAAATTGCAACTGTTATTTAAATGGTGTATAATGTAGAATTTGTGTGCATCATGGACAGACCTACCGTAGAGACATGATGGCCCAGGGACCAGACCAAAGCCAAAGCTCATTAGCACTGGGAGCCACAGAAACGTCAGCAATCCTCATGCAGCGTGATCTTTTGCCCAACGATGCTGTCGTTGGCGGTCTATTGAAGGGGAAAGAAATAATTAAAGTGGAGAGAATAAGCGCTTTCACCCCTGGGAGCAGTTTCCATTTTCAGATATCTTACATCACAGCTGCTGctcttccttccatcctttctAAATATATAATTTCCTTCAGTCTGCATTGTGAGATTTTCACTCAGCAGACTACAGTAGTTAGGAGACTATTTATAGATCCTGTCAAAGTACATGTAAAAGTTATCAACAGTTATCTGATCACAATGTCTCCTAAAGTAGTcagcaacagaaaacatgatgTCTGGCCTCAA contains:
- the ankrd34c gene encoding ankyrin repeat domain-containing protein 34C; its protein translation is MADILELRTDGNSLLKAVWLRRLRLTRLLLEGGAYINESNERGETPLMVACMSTHTDQQSVSKSKLVKYLLDNQADPNIQDKAGRTALMHACIHKVGHEVVDHLLSNGADPSLEDRSGASTLVYAINADDKKTLKLLLDACKAKGKEVIIITTDKSPSGTKTTKQYLNVPPSPELDESSFPSYCTSPSDIDVTASPTPEHEQQNIVFSFQTKLKTSSSAAKLVNGPTSPTRRPANPKRARLPQLKRLQSEPWGLIAPSVLAAAAAHEESKKASSDEDVVAGVNGLSLSKRSALSRQSSVDGKDSLFPLVGEQPCKMTTSLSVPLTSKASYERSLSQQQPLARRSTVPTEQDSSCSSGLVSLRDTVHRRRLGNDHYDSDSQLYSDSGMLDSPKVPMERRKLNTSPLAMLTSSRESLDINASPSSPSTAHRRAPGLLERRGSGTLLLDHISHTRPGHLPPLNINPNPPIPDIGASSKPSSPLATGIRSIAPVAPNTPKRGCLRSKKKLVRRHSMQVEQMKQLSDFEELAH